Genomic segment of Bacteroidia bacterium:
TGGAGTTTCATCGGTGAGGGAGCCGGTAAAGCTCATAGAAACAGCATTTCGTTCTATTTTTAATTTACCTCCACCTTCGGTTTCAATGATAAAACTAGTTTCACGGATTTCAAGGATTTTTCCATGGATTCCACCAATGGTAACAATTTTATCTCCTTTTTTAAGTCCTTCCCTAAAGTTTTTTTCATCTTTAGCTTTCTTTTGCTGAGGTCGAATCATAAAGAAATAAAACACCACAATGACTAGAACCATCATGATGAGGGAAGAAGCACCACTGGCGCCTTGAGAGCCGCCTTGCATAAGTAATGTGTTGAACATGTTTTGGGTTGGGGTTAATTTCCTACCGGAATCATGATTTCGCCGGTAAGAGTTATGGTTTTAAAATTTGGAATTGTGTTTGCCAAAATGGTAATTTTCTTGGTGGTTTGACCTTTCTTTCCTTCGCTATCAAATACCACATCAATTTTGCCTTTCTCTCCCGGCTTTACAGGGGTTTTAGAGAAGGAAGGAACGGTGCATCCACAACTTGTATTGGCAGCAGAAATAATTAAATCCGTTTTGCCGGTATTGGTGAAAGTAAAAGTATGAGTCACTTTTTCACCCTGAATTATTTTTCCGAAATCATATACATCCTTTTCAAAGGTCATTACTGGAGCATTGGCAGTATCCTGGGCTTCTTCCGAATTGGCAGAAATCGGGTTGTGAATTGTTTCTGCAGAAATGGTTTCCTTTTCTGTTGATTTTTCGCCACAAGACACAAAAAACAGAGCTGATGCACAAATACAAAAATAAGCTATATTTTGCTTCTTCATTTTTTCAAAATTTGCGCAAAATTAATTTTTTATTTCCCCTAGGTTTAAAAAATGAAAGAATTTCAAAAAATTAAGACAATTGGGCTAATGTCGGGCACTTCATGTGACGGGTTGGATATATGTTATTCTGAGTTTTCAAGGGAAGGAAAAACGTGGAATTTTCAAATCCTGGCGGCTGAAACCAGAAGCTATTCACCGGTCTGGTTAGAACGAATACACCACGCCCCTGAATTAGGTGGCAGAGACTTAATTCTTTTTAGCAAGGAATTGGGCATTCAGTTTGGGTTGGAAGTGAATATGTTTATGGAAAAGCACAAGCTAGGTAAACCGGATGCCATTGCTTCGCATGGTCATACAATTTTTCATGAACCAAGTCTGGGATTAACTTTTCAGGCTGGTGATGGGAACAATATTGCAGCCATAACCGGATGTAAGGTGTTATTTGATTTTAGAAGTTTAGATGTGGCTTTAGGTGGACAAGGGGCTCCCTTGGTTCCGGTTGGAGATCGTTTGTTGTTTTCCACTTATGATTCATGTTTGAATTTGGGTGGAATTGCCAACCTGTCATTTGAGAAGTCGGGACAAATTATAGCCTTTGATATTTGTCCTTTTAATTTGCTTTTGAATCATTTTTCTAATAAACTGGGCTATGATTATGATACTGATGGAAACATCGCAAGGGCAGGTGAGGTAAATGATTCTTTATTGGAAGCCTTGATTCGGGTTGAATATAACTCTTTGGTTCCTCCTAAATCTTTGGGCAGAGAGTATGTTGAGGTGGAATTTTTATCTGTAATTGATAAGTTCAATTTGAAACCGACAGATATTTTAAGAACTTTGGTTCAATATTATGTTACCTGT
This window contains:
- the yajC gene encoding preprotein translocase subunit YajC, which translates into the protein MFNTLLMQGGSQGASGASSLIMMVLVIVVFYFFMIRPQQKKAKDEKNFREGLKKGDKIVTIGGIHGKILEIRETSFIIETEGGGKLKIERNAVSMSFTGSLTDETPAT
- a CDS encoding DUF1573 domain-containing protein, whose translation is MKKQNIAYFCICASALFFVSCGEKSTEKETISAETIHNPISANSEEAQDTANAPVMTFEKDVYDFGKIIQGEKVTHTFTFTNTGKTDLIISAANTSCGCTVPSFSKTPVKPGEKGKIDVVFDSEGKKGQTTKKITILANTIPNFKTITLTGEIMIPVGN
- a CDS encoding anhydro-N-acetylmuramic acid kinase produces the protein MKEFQKIKTIGLMSGTSCDGLDICYSEFSREGKTWNFQILAAETRSYSPVWLERIHHAPELGGRDLILFSKELGIQFGLEVNMFMEKHKLGKPDAIASHGHTIFHEPSLGLTFQAGDGNNIAAITGCKVLFDFRSLDVALGGQGAPLVPVGDRLLFSTYDSCLNLGGIANLSFEKSGQIIAFDICPFNLLLNHFSNKLGYDYDTDGNIARAGEVNDSLLEALIRVEYNSLVPPKSLGREYVEVEFLSVIDKFNLKPTDILRTLVQYYVTCISSVLDENAIAKVLITGGGVYNRYFVELLRMKTKSVIEVPEPRIIEFKEALIFGFLGCLKLNGFENVWSSVTGSSRNSISGLEVN